Part of the Methanobacterium sp. genome, TTTTGGGCCTTCTGCAGTTGCAGTAATAAATGGAAGGTTTATGTCTGATGTCAGGGTTGTTGAAAGCTCTATTTTTGCTTTTTCTGCAGCTTCTCTTAATCTCTGGACAGCCTGGTCATCTGCCATGAGGTCAACGCCAGTGTCTCTTTTGAATTCTTCTGCAAGGAAATTCATGATAGCATTGTCCATATCGGTTCCACCAAGTTTTGTATCACCGCTTGTGGATTTTACTTCAAATACACCCCCTCCAAATTCCATTATGGTCACATCAAGTGTTCCACCACCAAAATCGAAGACCATGATTTCAAGTTCTTCTTCCTGTTCTTTATCGATACCATATGCTAAACTTGCTGCTGTAGGTTCGTTTACAAGCCTTACTACTTCAAGCCCTGCTATTGTACCTGCATCTTTAGTAGCAGTCCTCTGGTTGTCGTTAAAGTAGGCAGGAACTGTAATAACAGCTTTGTGTACCTCTTCACCAAGGAATGCTTCAGCGTCTTTTTTAATTTTCTGTAAAATGAAAGCTGAGATTTCCTGAGGGCTGTACTGTTTTCCAAGGACATTTACCTTATAATCTGTTCCCATACTCCTTTTTATAGCACTTATGGTGTTTTCAGGATTGGTTACAGCCTGTCTTCTTGCTGGTTCTCCAACCAATCTCTGTCCATCTGGAGTAAATGCAACATAACTTGGAAATGCTTTACCGTATTGTGTAGCTCCTTCTGCACTTGGTATGATTGTTGGCTTTCCACCAACCAAAACTGCTGCTGCAGAGTTACTTGTTCCAAGATCTATACCTATAATTTTTTCTTTTTTATTATTAGCCATCATATCACCTTTTATTTTTTACAAACTTTTACCATTGCACATTTAATTATTTTATCATTCAGGGTGTATCCCTTTGCAAGAGTTTCTGTTACAATACCGTTTTCGTAATCTTCGTGTTTTTCAGTCATTAGGGCTTCATGTTTGAAAGGATCGAACTTTTCTCCTTCTGCAGGGATTTCTGAAAGCCCCTGTTTTTCAAGAACGTCTTTTAAGTTTTTATAGATTAATTCAACGCCTGATTTAAGGTTTTCTCCTTCTTCAGCTGATTTAAGTGCTCTTTCAAGGTCTTCGTAGATATCAATTATATTGATTATCAGACCTTCATTGGCGTACTTAATGTATTCGCTCATGTTTTTTTCAGTTCTCTTTTTGTAATTTTCAAAATCAGCCTGAAGGCGCTGCATACTTGAATAATAGTCGTCAATTTTCTGGTCTTTTTCTTCAATTTGATTCTTTAGATCTTCAATTGACTTTTCTTTCTCTTTCAGATCCTTCTTTAATGTTTTCAGTTCATTTTTATCGGTCATTAATTCACCTTTTTCCAGTGTAAAAATAATAGTAATCTTTAATAGGTTATAG contains:
- a CDS encoding Hsp70 family protein produces the protein MANNKKEKIIGIDLGTSNSAAAVLVGGKPTIIPSAEGATQYGKAFPSYVAFTPDGQRLVGEPARRQAVTNPENTISAIKRSMGTDYKVNVLGKQYSPQEISAFILQKIKKDAEAFLGEEVHKAVITVPAYFNDNQRTATKDAGTIAGLEVVRLVNEPTAASLAYGIDKEQEEELEIMVFDFGGGTLDVTIMEFGGGVFEVKSTSGDTKLGGTDMDNAIMNFLAEEFKRDTGVDLMADDQAVQRLREAAEKAKIELSTTLTSDINLPFITATAEGPK
- the grpE gene encoding nucleotide exchange factor GrpE codes for the protein MTDKNELKTLKKDLKEKEKSIEDLKNQIEEKDQKIDDYYSSMQRLQADFENYKKRTEKNMSEYIKYANEGLIINIIDIYEDLERALKSAEEGENLKSGVELIYKNLKDVLEKQGLSEIPAEGEKFDPFKHEALMTEKHEDYENGIVTETLAKGYTLNDKIIKCAMVKVCKK